The DNA window CCGTCTTTGTTGAAATCGCCGATCGCAGCGCCTTCGGAGTAGAACTTGTCGGTGAGCTGGTACTTGGTCCACTTCATCGGCGAAGGGCCGGCCGGCTTCGCCGGAACTGCCTTCGGAGGTTCTGCCGGCTTGAGAAGTTCGGCGGGCTTGTCGGCGGCGAGAAGCGTGCCGCAGGACAGGACGCAGGCCGCAATGACGGCGCGAGGAAGCAATCGGTTGACGGAAGTCTTCATACGGATTCTCGTTTCCAATTCGAACACGGAAATGTGCGGGCGACGATGCCCGATCCACTCGCCGAGGCGATCGGCAGGCACACATCTATTGTGACTCTACTGACGGGTCGCGCCTAGCGTTGCGGAGCTCGATCTCCGGTGTTGCGAACGCCGCCATCATGCAACGTAAAACACCCCCGATCAGCCTGGTCGGCGGATCGGGGGTGTTCAGTCAACTTGATATCAGTTAGCCGATACCTGGTCGGGCAACATGCCTCAGGCCTTGGGGGCTTCAGGCTTCTTGCCTTCGGGCTTCTTCTCGCCGGGCTTGCCTTCGCCACGCTTCGCGGCGGCGGCCTTGAACTCGGCTTCGTCGATGAAGCCGTCGCTGTTGGCGTCCAACTTGGCGAAGTTCTCCGTCAGGCGGGGGTTGCCCTTGGCTTCGTCCTTGGAGATCTTGCCGTCCTTATCGGTGTCGAGGCGTTTGATCATCTCGCCGGGGCCGCCGGCCGGGCGTTCACCGGGCTTGCCTTCGGGACGCTTGGGCTTGTCGCCTTCGGGTTTGGGCTTGTCGCCGTCGGCCGCGAGGGACATACCGCTGATGGTCATCGTGGCCGCGATGGCCAGGGACAAAATCGTCTTGATCCGCATGAACGCTCCTAAGCGAGACTCGGTTCCACCTCGCGATCCGGCATCACCCGACACCGTTGAACCCGACGAGAGGACTCCACCAGAGCCTGTAACGCGAGATACCGGGAAAAATTACAGGCCCGCCATAAATGCGGATCGGACTCCGCCTGCCGGCCTACCAGAATCCCTGTAGTGACACCCCGGGTTTGCCCGGCTTTTGAAGATTCCTCTCTCCAATCTGCGCCAGCGTAGAAGATTCGAACTGTCCTCCGTGCCCCCCGTGTCTGCTCTGAAAATGCCGGAATGAACCGCAGATTTCACAGATTGCGCAGACGGGAAAGAGTCCAATCTGCGACATCTGCGTAATCTGCGGTTCATCCCATGTCCGGACCCATTTGGCGTCCGGCGTTCATTCTCTAGACCGGGAACAGAGGCTACCTGTCCAGCGACGTCACAAGTTCGCTCGCGTCGATCCCGCCCGTGATCGCCGCGTTGCCGAATACCTCAGTCTGCCCGAAGGACGGCGTTGACGGCGTCGTGCCGGGGTTGAACTTCATCACGAAGATGTCGCTCGATCCCGCCGTCAGCGGGAAGTTCGTCGCCGCGCCGGGATCGAAGTCGGAACCGGCGAAGCTTGAGAACGTGCCGACCACGTGAGCCACGCCCGCGGCATCGACGGCGATGTCATTCGCGGTGGCGCCAAACTTGTGGATCGCCCGGAACGCACCGGCGTCGTTCAGCTTCCAGGCAAAGCTCGAGATCGCGCCGCCGTTCAAGGTCGCGGAGTGCAGAGTCGACGGGTTGAAGTCGACGTTGTTCCTGAAGGTGCCGACGGCGTTCACGCTCCCGTCGGTGCCGACGTCCAGAGCGTTGACGGTGTCGTCCAGCGCCGCGCCAGCCTTGGCGCTGAACAGGTGCGCACCGGCGCTGCTGAGCTTGACGAGGAAGGCATCCTTTCCGCCGGCGCTGGTGCGGTTGACGATCCCGGCCGACGGGTCGAAGTCGGTCGTCAGCGTGAATTCGCCGCCGACCCATGTGTTGCCGCTGGCGTCGACGTCGATCGCCTTGGCCGTCGTCGCGCCGGTTCCGCCGAGGCCGACGACCTGGTTGGTGTTGCCGTTGCTGGTTGCGTACTTGGCGACGAAGGAATCGAGCGTGCCCTTGCGCGAGACGGTCGCGCTGTAGTAGCTCATGTGGTTGGAGTGGAAGAACTCTCCCTTGAAGGTGCCGGTGACATACACCTGCCCGTTGGTCGAATCGACGGCAATGCCCGTCGGGCGGTCGTCGTCACCGCTGCCGCTGCCTTTGACCCACTGGATCGTGCCCGACGAGTTGTACTTGGCGACCCACACATCGTCCGATGCGTAGTCGCCGAGGCTGAAGTTGCTCGACTCGATGATCTGCCCCGCGCCGGGGCCCCATTGAACCGAGTAATCGAACATGCCAGTGACGTAGATGTTGCCGCTGGAATCGACGGCGACGGCGTCGGCGGTTTCGATGTTTTCGCCGCCGAACTTGCGGGCAAAGACGTGCCCGCCGTTGGTGTTGAGCTTCCAGATGAATCCATCGGTACGGTTGTCGGTGCTTTGCAGGTCCTCGGACGTATTGGGGAAGTCGAGCTTGTTGACGCCGGTGGTGAGGAACGTGCCGACGACGACGACATTGCCGAACCCGTCGACGGCGAGTCCCCCGATCTTCTCGTCGCCGAGCGACCAGTCAGGGTTCTCGCGGTGGGTGGCGACGCGCGACCACATGTACGTGCCGTCGGGGGCGAACTTGGCGACGAAGACGTCCGCGCCGCTGCCGATGGGGCCGTAGCCCGCAAAACCGGCGGACGGATCAAGATCCGGCGCGCCGCGAACCAGGCCGGCGACGTAGATGTAGCCGTTGGAATCGACCGCGATCTGCCGGCCCTCGTCTTCGCTGACGCCGAATCCGGTGCTGAACGCCCATTCCAGCGGGCTGGCGGTGCGCTGCAGGCGAAGCAGGTAGAGGTCGGTGCCGCCGTTGCTGCTGGCGTTCTGCACGCCGGCCTTGGGGTTGAAATCGACGGTGTTCGCAAATGACCCGCCGACCCAGATGTTGCCGCGCAGGGCATCGACGGCGATGGCGCGGCCCTGGTCGTTACCGGTGCCGCCGTAGCTGACCGCGTGATGGAAGCCGCCGTCGGTGCTCAGCACGCTGACGAAGGCGTCGCTGCCGCCGGCGCTGCTGGCGAGGCTGAAGCCACTCGGATGGAGCGTGACGAGCCCGCGGAAGTACCCGGTGACGTAAACGTTCCGCCCGCCGTCGACGGCGATGTCCAGGCCCGCCTCGTCGGCTTCGCCGCCGCCCAGCTTCTTCGCCCACTGATACGCGCCTTCGCTGTTGTACTTGGCGACAAAGATGTCGGACCCGCTGTTACCGAATGCGCTGAGCGTGCCTCCTGCGCCGTTGAACTTGGCGCTGTAGGTGAACTTGCCGGTGACGTAAGAGTTGCCGATGGCATCGATCGCGATCGCGTTGCCTTCGTCCCAGAATCCGCCGCCGAACTTTTTGGCAAAGCCCAGTGTGCCGTTGGATTTGATCTTCCAGACGAAGCCGTCGTAATTGGTGCCGTAGGTGTTGTCGGCGACAAGGTTGGTGGTGCCGGAACCGGGGTTGAAGTCGGCGGTCTTGTCGAACCGGCCGGCGGCGTAGACCGTGCCGGTGTCATCGACGGCGAGGTCGTTGACGTACTCGCTGCCGTTGCCGGCGAGCTGGCTGACGCGCGAGTAGTTCCCGTTGCTGGTGAGCTTCAGGACAAAGCCGTCGGTCAGCGTGGCGGTTTTGTTGACGGTGGACGGGCCGGGATCGAAGTCGACGGTACCGGCGAATGATCCGCCGACGAAGACGTTGCCGACATGATCGACGCCGACGGTATTGCCGAAATCCGAGAAGCCGGCCCCGCCGACTCGGCGCGCCCATTGAAGGGAGCCTTCCGAATTGAACTTAACGATATAGATGTCCTCAAATCCGGCGCTGGTGAGATTGGTAACCCCGGCCGAGGTATCGAAATCCTTCGTTCCGCTGAAGGAGCCGGTGACCAGGATGTTGCCGTTCTTGTCGACCGCCACATCGCTGACCGAGCCGCCCAGCTGTCGGACCCAGACCATGTTGCCGGCAGTGTTGTACTTGGCGACGTAACCGCTGCCGCTCGTGGCATCCAGGAAGACATTCACGCCACCGGGAGAGAAATCCACAATGCCGGTAAATGAACCTGCGACGACGCCGTTGCCGTCGAGGTCATAGGTGGCGGCATTGGCGGTGTCGTTGCCCACCGTGCCGCGCGTGACAAGTGATCCGAACTCGCCGTCCATCAGCAGGCGGTTCTCGAGTGTTTCGAGGAGCGGCCGAACAGCGGCAGCGAGTACTGCGTTGGGCTCCGAATCCACCGGGCAAATGGACGTTGCTTCTGACTTGAGTCGCGGTTGCATAAAGGTCTCCTTTCGGTGTTGGTTGGCTGGTCAGAAGCAACCCTACGCCATGCCTCCGAAAAGGCCGGTGACCTAAAGCGGCCAGCCTGAGTCGCGCGGTTGGGGAATCCCGTGTGGAAGATCACGAACAGCTGAAGGCTCTCATCACACGATAAACACAATGGTCATATGTGTTTGCAGATTGCTGTGATCGCAAACATGTGGCGTTGGTCCCGGCGGGCCGGAGCCAACGGCTCGGGGTGAATAGCCCCGCAAGTGCGTTGGGTTCATGACCGAATTACGGGATGACACAAGTGAACAGCCGGCCGAGCCCGGCCAACTCCTGGAGGAAACATTCGATGAAAAAGTCATTCTTCTCGCGCTGGCGCAAACCTGCGGTTCGTATTCCCGCCGGCCGATCGCTCTTGATCGAAGGACTTGAGGGTCGCCGGCTGCTGGCCGCCGACCTGGTCGCTTCGCTGGACAACGGTGTGCTGGAGGTCGTCGGTACGAAGAAAGCCGACGCGATCACCGTCAACCTGAGCACCACGGTCACCGGCCAACTGGATGTGCTCTCCGGCGCGGTCATCAAGCAGTCGTTTACCGCCGCCGAAGTGACGTCCATTCGCATCGAAGGCAGAGGCGGCAATGACGTCATTGTCGTTGACCCGACGATCACTGTGCCGGTTACCGTCGAAGGCGACGGCGGCAACGACACCATCACCGGTGGCGGCGGCGACGACGATCTCAACGGCGACGCGGGCAATGACACCATCAACGGATCCGCCGGCGACGACAACTGCAGCGGCGGTGCCGGTAACGACACCGTCAACGGCGGCGACGACAACGACCTGATTCGTGGCGACGCGGGTAAGGACGATCTCAACGGCGGCACCGGCGACGACAACTGCGACGGCGGCGCCAGCAACGACGACGTCAGCGGCGACGACGACAACGACTTCCTCACCGGCGGCAGCGGCAAGGATGTTGTCTCCGGCGGTCTCGGCGATGACGACATCGACGGCGGTTCCGGCAACGACGACGTCAACGGCGACGACGGCAACGACCGCGTCCGTGGTGGCAGCGGCAGCGATGACGTGGACGGCGGCGCCAATGACGACGTCATTCGCGGCGACAGCGGTAAAGACAACCTGACCGGCGGCGAAGGGTCCGACTCCTTCGACGACAACGAGGACAACGAGAAATCCAGCGACCGTGGTGAAGGTGACGTTTCCGACAACAGCCAGCACCTCACGCTGGCCGATCTGCCGGCACCGGTGGTCACCGCATTCAACACGCAGTTCCCCGGGGCGAAGATTCGCGAGATCGAAAGCGAGACCGAGGAATCCGTCGTGGTCTATAAGATCGATTACCTGAACACCGCGGGCGTCCGCCAGCGGGCCGTCCTCGACGCCGCCGGAACGCTGCTTCGCAACGGCGGAAAGGGCGGGCACGACGACGACGGCGGCGGTCAGCAGATCACCACCAATGACCTCCCGACCGCGGTTCAGACCGCGTTCAATACCGACTTCCCGGGTTCGACGATCGGAGAAATCGAGCGCGAGGTGGAGGACGAGGGGACGATCTTCAAGATCGACTTCACCGACGCCGCGACAATCCGCAAGCGGGCCGAGTACACCGAGGCTGGCGTGCTGAAGGACGTCGACCTGCGGTAGTCGGCGACTGGCCTGGCTGTTGTCAGAACCCCAGTACAAACCAAGGGCGGCGTGATCATCAGATCACGCCGCCTTGTTTCATTTCGAATCTTCGGCGTACCCGTCCATCAGCAGTTCGAGCTTGCCGGTGTCGGGATCGATCATCATGCCATGAACCGGAAGGTCCGGCGGAAGCAGGGGATGGTTGCGGATGGTGTGTACGCTCTGGCGGACACCGGTCTCGGGCGTATCGAACCCCGCGAGCCACGCCCGCAGGTCGATCCCCGAGTGGCTGAGCGTGTCGAACACCTTTGTCGACACGCCAC is part of the Humisphaera borealis genome and encodes:
- a CDS encoding calcium-binding protein, which produces MKKSFFSRWRKPAVRIPAGRSLLIEGLEGRRLLAADLVASLDNGVLEVVGTKKADAITVNLSTTVTGQLDVLSGAVIKQSFTAAEVTSIRIEGRGGNDVIVVDPTITVPVTVEGDGGNDTITGGGGDDDLNGDAGNDTINGSAGDDNCSGGAGNDTVNGGDDNDLIRGDAGKDDLNGGTGDDNCDGGASNDDVSGDDDNDFLTGGSGKDVVSGGLGDDDIDGGSGNDDVNGDDGNDRVRGGSGSDDVDGGANDDVIRGDSGKDNLTGGEGSDSFDDNEDNEKSSDRGEGDVSDNSQHLTLADLPAPVVTAFNTQFPGAKIREIESETEESVVVYKIDYLNTAGVRQRAVLDAAGTLLRNGGKGGHDDDGGGQQITTNDLPTAVQTAFNTDFPGSTIGEIEREVEDEGTIFKIDFTDAATIRKRAEYTEAGVLKDVDLR
- a CDS encoding EF-hand domain-containing protein, with protein sequence MRIKTILSLAIAATMTISGMSLAADGDKPKPEGDKPKRPEGKPGERPAGGPGEMIKRLDTDKDGKISKDEAKGNPRLTENFAKLDANSDGFIDEAEFKAAAAKRGEGKPGEKKPEGKKPEAPKA
- a CDS encoding SBBP repeat-containing protein codes for the protein MQPRLKSEATSICPVDSEPNAVLAAAVRPLLETLENRLLMDGEFGSLVTRGTVGNDTANAATYDLDGNGVVAGSFTGIVDFSPGGVNVFLDATSGSGYVAKYNTAGNMVWVRQLGGSVSDVAVDKNGNILVTGSFSGTKDFDTSAGVTNLTSAGFEDIYIVKFNSEGSLQWARRVGGAGFSDFGNTVGVDHVGNVFVGGSFAGTVDFDPGPSTVNKTATLTDGFVLKLTSNGNYSRVSQLAGNGSEYVNDLAVDDTGTVYAAGRFDKTADFNPGSGTTNLVADNTYGTNYDGFVWKIKSNGTLGFAKKFGGGFWDEGNAIAIDAIGNSYVTGKFTYSAKFNGAGGTLSAFGNSGSDIFVAKYNSEGAYQWAKKLGGGEADEAGLDIAVDGGRNVYVTGYFRGLVTLHPSGFSLASSAGGSDAFVSVLSTDGGFHHAVSYGGTGNDQGRAIAVDALRGNIWVGGSFANTVDFNPKAGVQNASSNGGTDLYLLRLQRTASPLEWAFSTGFGVSEDEGRQIAVDSNGYIYVAGLVRGAPDLDPSAGFAGYGPIGSGADVFVAKFAPDGTYMWSRVATHRENPDWSLGDEKIGGLAVDGFGNVVVVGTFLTTGVNKLDFPNTSEDLQSTDNRTDGFIWKLNTNGGHVFARKFGGENIETADAVAVDSSGNIYVTGMFDYSVQWGPGAGQIIESSNFSLGDYASDDVWVAKYNSSGTIQWVKGSGSGDDDRPTGIAVDSTNGQVYVTGTFKGEFFHSNHMSYYSATVSRKGTLDSFVAKYATSNGNTNQVVGLGGTGATTAKAIDVDASGNTWVGGEFTLTTDFDPSAGIVNRTSAGGKDAFLVKLSSAGAHLFSAKAGAALDDTVNALDVGTDGSVNAVGTFRNNVDFNPSTLHSATLNGGAISSFAWKLNDAGAFRAIHKFGATANDIAVDAAGVAHVVGTFSSFAGSDFDPGAATNFPLTAGSSDIFVMKFNPGTTPSTPSFGQTEVFGNAAITGGIDASELVTSLDR